A portion of the Citrobacter rodentium NBRC 105723 = DSM 16636 genome contains these proteins:
- a CDS encoding 4Fe-4S binding protein: protein MKTPAPPGVGASCVRQHFPRHTCDACRQACPVGAISFTANAATLDSERCIRCGHCAFACPVDALENVPTARRPFRHGMLVAPFTAQAASVDELLMWHLQYGIRALEIEPDAHPAWVLAVAALNIQLNALGEPQWQLIPPTTKPVNVFRRHLLHVSEEKVQTASVDASQRVRRSGMPHVQEHAVLLDAVNCVLCGACERVCQQQVIKIDELALRTDAARCTGCNNCAVVCPTKAIATKAVAGVSQPATFTFTRKVCPDCRRTFATFTAEDKRCPICQRHEYGMRGR from the coding sequence ATGAAAACTCCCGCACCGCCAGGTGTGGGAGCGTCCTGCGTTCGTCAGCATTTTCCTCGCCATACCTGCGACGCCTGCCGTCAGGCGTGTCCCGTCGGGGCTATCTCGTTTACTGCCAACGCGGCTACGCTGGACAGTGAGCGCTGCATTCGCTGCGGTCACTGTGCGTTTGCCTGCCCCGTCGATGCGCTGGAAAATGTGCCCACCGCCCGGCGACCGTTTCGCCACGGGATGCTGGTCGCGCCTTTTACCGCTCAGGCGGCGTCGGTTGATGAACTGCTGATGTGGCATCTTCAGTACGGGATCCGCGCGCTTGAAATTGAGCCGGACGCCCATCCGGCCTGGGTGCTGGCGGTGGCGGCGTTGAACATCCAGCTTAACGCCCTCGGCGAACCGCAGTGGCAGTTAATTCCACCGACAACGAAACCCGTCAACGTGTTTCGCCGCCATTTACTGCACGTCAGTGAAGAGAAGGTACAGACCGCCAGCGTGGACGCATCGCAGCGTGTGCGCCGAAGCGGTATGCCGCATGTACAGGAACATGCCGTGTTGCTTGATGCCGTGAACTGCGTACTGTGCGGGGCGTGCGAGCGGGTTTGTCAGCAGCAGGTGATTAAGATTGATGAACTGGCGTTACGCACAGACGCGGCGCGCTGTACGGGGTGCAATAACTGCGCGGTGGTGTGTCCGACGAAGGCGATAGCGACCAAAGCCGTAGCGGGCGTTAGCCAGCCTGCAACGTTTACGTTCACGCGTAAGGTCTGTCCGGACTGCCGACGAACGTTTGCCACGTTCACCGCGGAAGATAAACGCTGCCCCATCTGTCAGCGTCACGAATATGGTATGCGGGGGCGATGA
- a CDS encoding DMSO/selenate family reductase complex B subunit — MSQFKEYPSVSDKQLGFFIDTSRCSGCKACQVACKDRHNLEVGRRFRRVYEVNGGGFVATGQGGVANNVFAYTMSISCNHCADPICTKNCPTTAMHKRPGDGIVRVNTDKCVGCGYCAWSCPYGAPQMDTQAGQMSKCDMCIDLLVKGEQPVCVATCPLEAIKFGPIEELRAQYGNVCDVQGLPDSSITHPNLVIKPHQGAEKGGKRHA, encoded by the coding sequence ATGAGTCAGTTTAAAGAGTATCCGTCAGTCAGCGACAAGCAGCTTGGTTTTTTCATCGATACGTCGCGTTGTTCCGGCTGCAAGGCGTGTCAGGTGGCGTGCAAAGATCGCCATAACCTGGAAGTGGGACGCCGCTTCCGCCGGGTGTATGAAGTCAATGGCGGCGGATTTGTCGCCACCGGCCAGGGCGGCGTGGCGAATAACGTTTTCGCGTATACGATGTCGATCTCCTGTAACCACTGCGCCGATCCGATTTGCACCAAAAACTGCCCGACCACGGCGATGCACAAACGTCCGGGCGACGGCATCGTGCGCGTTAACACCGATAAATGCGTCGGCTGCGGCTACTGCGCATGGTCGTGCCCTTACGGCGCGCCGCAGATGGATACCCAGGCCGGGCAGATGTCGAAGTGCGATATGTGCATCGACCTGCTGGTAAAAGGGGAGCAGCCGGTATGCGTGGCGACCTGTCCTCTGGAAGCGATTAAGTTTGGTCCGATTGAGGAACTGCGCGCGCAATACGGCAATGTCTGTGACGTGCAGGGACTGCCCGACTCCTCCATAACGCATCCGAATTTAGTGATTAAGCCACACCAGGGTGCAGAAAAGGGAGGCAAACGCCATGCATGA
- a CDS encoding dimethyl sulfoxide reductase anchor subunit family protein, with translation MHELPLLIFTLLVQGSVGLTLFMAFSAGDRRALLPAMLVACVMGGLGLIASTLHLGYPLNAFNALRHVASSWLSREIVFASLYLAILGMATLLVLFKKQPSRVLLALATLAGLVDVYCMGAIYVHSSVATWQHFNTWVMFFGAAGILGAVMGNALLPGMTKLLRVAAVLVLAITAIRLLVQPEYINFLATASLSDVVTFPHQPLVAFHQLAGMRICAWALSVLATLLFAIGAWRAKRTAVLLGGVGLIVAEVLLRFMFFSIH, from the coding sequence ATGCATGAGTTACCGCTGCTGATTTTTACCCTGCTGGTGCAGGGCTCGGTAGGCCTGACGTTGTTTATGGCCTTCAGCGCCGGCGACAGGCGCGCGCTGCTCCCGGCAATGCTGGTCGCCTGCGTGATGGGCGGTCTGGGGCTTATCGCCTCGACGCTGCACCTCGGCTATCCGCTGAACGCGTTTAACGCCCTGCGTCATGTGGCAAGCTCATGGCTGAGCCGGGAAATCGTCTTTGCCAGCCTCTATCTGGCGATTCTTGGCATGGCAACGCTGCTGGTGCTGTTTAAAAAACAGCCCTCGCGCGTTTTGCTTGCGCTGGCGACACTGGCCGGGCTGGTCGACGTTTACTGTATGGGGGCCATTTACGTCCATTCATCGGTGGCGACCTGGCAGCACTTTAATACCTGGGTCATGTTCTTCGGGGCTGCGGGTATTCTGGGCGCGGTTATGGGCAACGCCCTGCTGCCGGGCATGACGAAGCTTCTGCGCGTAGCCGCCGTGCTGGTACTGGCGATTACTGCCATTCGCCTGCTGGTACAGCCGGAATATATCAACTTCCTGGCAACCGCAAGCCTGAGCGATGTGGTGACGTTCCCGCATCAGCCGCTGGTCGCCTTCCACCAGCTGGCGGGAATGAGAATTTGCGCCTGGGCGCTGTCCGTTCTGGCCACTCTGCTGTTTGCCATTGGCGCATGGCGCGCGAAACGCACCGCCGTACTGCTGGGGGGAGTGGGGCTGATTGTCGCTGAAGTGCTGCTGCGCTTTATGTTCTTCAGTATCCATTAA
- the fecI gene encoding ferric citrate uptake sigma factor FecI, whose translation MSTSAPCTPHPSETLYRAHHGWLTRWLTRKLQSAFDADDIAQDTFLRVLNGESLATIRDPKSFLCTVARRVMIDLFRRHALEKTYLNMLAQLPEALAPSAEEKQSQLETLQLIDRMLDGLGNKARNAFLLSQLDGLTYSDIALRLNVSVSSVKKYVAKATEHCLLFRLEHGL comes from the coding sequence ATGTCTACTTCCGCGCCATGCACACCTCATCCATCTGAAACGCTGTATCGCGCGCATCACGGTTGGTTAACGCGCTGGCTGACGCGTAAGCTTCAGTCAGCTTTTGACGCGGATGATATTGCGCAGGATACCTTTTTGCGGGTGCTCAACGGTGAATCGCTGGCCACTATTCGCGATCCGAAATCTTTCTTATGCACCGTCGCCCGGCGGGTGATGATCGACCTGTTTCGCCGCCATGCGCTGGAAAAAACCTATCTCAATATGCTCGCCCAACTCCCGGAGGCGCTGGCCCCTTCGGCGGAAGAGAAGCAGTCGCAACTTGAAACACTTCAGCTTATCGATCGCATGCTGGACGGGCTGGGAAACAAAGCGCGAAATGCGTTCCTGCTCTCTCAGCTCGACGGTCTGACCTACAGCGACATCGCCCTACGCCTGAACGTCTCCGTCAGTTCAGTGAAAAAGTATGTCGCAAAAGCCACCGAACATTGCCTGCTGTTTCGCCTGGAGCACGGGCTGTGA
- a CDS encoding DMSO/selenate family reductase complex A subunit yields MQQQENREDGHSLAVSRRGMLKASAALVTLPFIMSREASAAVSGQPIAAAEAAAERVVPTCSTFDCGGKCDIRAHVSDGVVTQITTRPDNELDPDMPIMRACVRGRGYRKFVYHPDRLKYPMKRVGKRGEGKFERITWEEAVTLIANNLQRITNKYGPASRFVHNNTATSGGTFSGDKMIRRLLNQTGGYLEYYHSVSLGNTVAATPYTYGVAASGNSLDTLENTPLVILWGHNPTETIFGHTNHYFQRMKQNGTRFIVVDPRYSDTVSSLADQWIPLLPTTDNALMDAMMYVIVSENLHDKAFIERYTLGFDESSMPEGVPANESLVSYLMGNKDGVRKTPEWAEKITHVPAQTIRQLARDYASTKPAALIQGWGPQRHICGERTARGSTILATITGNVGIKGGWAAGYGGCGNRLFAAGPEMPENPVKEKISIMNWVQAADDASKVTPEQGLKDAEQLNSNIRILFSLAGNYLVNQNPDVNQAAKVLEDESKIEFIVVSDLYMTPSARYADVLLPETSFMERWNIGETWGTASYLVLSEKLVEPDFERRSDYEWIREVAAKLGVEPAFSEGRNEKQWIEHIWEQTRLSMPEQQLPDFAELQKKRRHLFKSKPYVAFEENIRDPQNHPFPTPSGKIEIFSKRLYDMQHPEIPALSHYVPAHEGPQDALTKAFPLQLITWKGKNRANSTQYANPWLQEVQEQKLWINPIDAEKRGIAHGDTVRIHNNRGVSLVPAEVTPRIIPGVVAMQAGAWWQPDAEGVDRGGCPNVLSSTRITPLAKGNSHQTMLVEVVKA; encoded by the coding sequence ATGCAACAGCAAGAAAATAGAGAAGACGGCCATTCTCTGGCCGTTTCACGGCGGGGCATGTTAAAAGCAAGCGCAGCGTTAGTCACGCTGCCTTTTATTATGTCCAGAGAGGCCAGCGCCGCCGTATCCGGGCAGCCGATCGCAGCGGCGGAAGCCGCGGCAGAGCGCGTGGTGCCTACCTGTAGCACTTTTGACTGCGGTGGAAAGTGTGATATCCGGGCGCACGTCAGCGATGGCGTCGTTACGCAAATCACCACCCGTCCGGATAATGAACTCGATCCCGATATGCCCATTATGCGCGCCTGCGTGCGTGGCCGGGGATACCGTAAATTTGTTTATCATCCCGACCGCCTGAAATATCCAATGAAACGCGTGGGTAAGCGCGGCGAAGGAAAATTTGAACGTATTACCTGGGAAGAGGCTGTAACACTTATTGCTAATAATTTACAGCGTATTACCAATAAATATGGCCCGGCTTCCCGCTTTGTTCATAATAACACCGCAACCAGCGGCGGCACTTTTTCCGGCGATAAAATGATCCGTCGCCTGTTAAACCAAACTGGCGGCTATCTCGAATATTATCATTCGGTGAGTCTTGGCAATACGGTTGCCGCCACGCCTTATACCTACGGCGTCGCCGCCAGCGGTAACTCTCTGGATACCCTGGAGAATACGCCGCTGGTGATCCTGTGGGGACATAACCCGACAGAAACCATTTTCGGTCATACCAACCACTACTTCCAGCGGATGAAGCAGAACGGCACCCGCTTCATTGTGGTCGATCCGCGCTATTCCGATACCGTTTCGTCGCTGGCCGATCAGTGGATCCCGCTGCTGCCGACTACCGATAACGCGCTGATGGACGCGATGATGTACGTGATCGTCAGCGAGAATCTGCACGATAAAGCGTTTATTGAGCGCTACACGCTGGGCTTTGATGAATCCTCTATGCCGGAAGGCGTACCGGCGAACGAATCGTTAGTCTCTTACCTGATGGGTAACAAAGACGGCGTGCGCAAGACGCCTGAGTGGGCGGAAAAAATCACCCACGTGCCGGCGCAGACTATCCGCCAGTTGGCGCGTGACTACGCCTCCACCAAACCGGCGGCGCTGATTCAGGGCTGGGGTCCACAGCGGCATATCTGCGGTGAACGCACCGCGCGCGGCTCCACCATTCTGGCGACCATTACCGGCAACGTCGGGATCAAAGGCGGCTGGGCGGCGGGCTACGGCGGCTGCGGCAATCGTCTGTTTGCCGCCGGTCCGGAGATGCCGGAAAACCCGGTGAAAGAGAAAATCTCGATCATGAACTGGGTGCAGGCGGCGGACGATGCCAGCAAAGTGACGCCAGAGCAGGGGCTGAAGGACGCGGAACAGCTCAACAGCAATATCCGCATCCTCTTTTCGCTGGCGGGCAACTATCTGGTGAACCAGAACCCGGACGTCAACCAGGCCGCGAAGGTGCTGGAAGACGAGTCGAAAATCGAGTTTATCGTGGTCAGCGATCTGTACATGACGCCAAGCGCCAGATATGCCGACGTGCTGCTGCCGGAAACCAGCTTTATGGAGCGCTGGAACATTGGCGAGACGTGGGGTACGGCAAGCTATCTGGTGCTGTCGGAAAAACTGGTGGAACCCGATTTCGAACGTCGCTCTGACTATGAATGGATCCGCGAAGTGGCGGCGAAGCTCGGCGTGGAACCGGCATTCAGCGAAGGGCGTAATGAGAAGCAGTGGATAGAGCACATCTGGGAGCAGACGCGCCTGTCGATGCCGGAACAGCAGCTGCCGGACTTTGCGGAATTGCAGAAAAAACGTCGCCACCTGTTCAAGAGCAAGCCGTACGTGGCCTTCGAGGAGAATATCCGCGATCCGCAAAATCACCCGTTCCCGACGCCGTCGGGCAAGATTGAGATCTTCTCTAAGCGTCTCTACGACATGCAGCACCCGGAAATTCCGGCGCTCTCGCACTATGTGCCAGCGCATGAAGGGCCGCAGGACGCGCTGACCAAAGCGTTTCCGTTGCAGCTGATCACCTGGAAGGGCAAGAACCGCGCGAACTCAACTCAGTACGCCAACCCCTGGCTGCAAGAAGTGCAGGAGCAGAAGCTGTGGATTAACCCGATCGATGCGGAAAAGCGCGGCATCGCGCACGGCGATACCGTTCGCATCCACAACAACCGCGGCGTCAGTCTGGTGCCCGCGGAGGTGACGCCGCGCATTATTCCGGGCGTGGTGGCGATGCAGGCTGGCGCGTGGTGGCAACCTGACGCGGAAGGCGTCGATCGCGGCGGCTGCCCGAACGTGCTGAGCTCAACGCGCATTACGCCGCTTGCCAAAGGTAATTCACATCAAACCATGCTGGTGGAGGTTGTTAAAGCATGA
- a CDS encoding YjcB family protein yields MATITTGVVLLRWQLLSAVLMFLASTLNIRFRKSDYIGLAVISSGLGVVAACWFATGLLGITMMDMSAIWKNIEAVMVEVMSQTPPEWPMVLT; encoded by the coding sequence ATGGCTACCATAACCACTGGCGTGGTTCTTCTCCGCTGGCAGCTGCTGAGCGCAGTGCTCATGTTTTTAGCCAGCACGCTTAATATTCGTTTTCGCAAATCTGACTACATTGGCCTCGCGGTGATCAGCAGTGGTCTGGGCGTGGTTGCCGCCTGCTGGTTTGCGACCGGACTGCTTGGCATCACCATGATGGATATGTCTGCCATCTGGAAGAATATTGAAGCCGTTATGGTGGAGGTGATGAGCCAGACTCCGCCTGAATGGCCGATGGTTCTGACCTGA